The genomic stretch GCACCCAGTCGAAGAAGCGCTCGCTGACTCGGGTGACGCGCTCGTCGATCTCGCACTGCACCACCCGCTCGACGCTCGGGTGCCGTAGCACCTCGCGCACGCAGCCGCAGTCGCCCCCACCGATCACGAGGACCGAGCGCGGCGACTGCATCGTGCTGAGCGGCACGTGCGTGAGCATCTCGTGGTACACGAACTCGTCGCGCTCGGTGACCATCATCAGGTCGTCGAGCGTGAGGAAGACGCCGTGGAAGCCCGACCGGTACACGTCGATCTTCTGGTACGGACTGCGCTCCGAGTGCAGGTGCTCGTCGACCCGCAACGACAAGCGTGTCGAGCCCTGGTCCTCTTCCACGAACCAACCGTCGCGCAGACCGCCGGTGTTCGGGGTCATGCGGACGTCGTCGTCGCGCGACGATCCGTCGTTCACGCCGCCGCACCCTGACGCCGGGCGGTGCTCCCGGGCGTCACCGTCTCGGTCTTCGCCGGCACGTACTCGTGCAGCGGTGCGGTGCGGGTGATCACCTGCACGTCGTCGGCGGCGATGGTCTGTTCGGCGTCGAAGTCCTCGGGCAGGCCCCGCAGGATCTCCTGCACCCGACTGCTGCCGGCCCGCAACCGTTGCGCCAGGAGCTCGAAGCCCCGGCGCGGATCGAGACCACCACAGGTGTAGATGTCGACCGCCACGTAGCCGTTCTCCGGCCAGGTGTGGATCGACAGGTGCGACTCGGCGATCACGACCGTGCCGCTCAGACCCTGCGGCTCGAAACGGTGGAAGGCCTCGCCGATGACGGTCGCACCGACGGCGGTGGCGGCGTCGAGCATGGCGCGGCGCACCGTGTCGACGTCGTCGAGAACGTGGAAATCGCAGTCGTAGTACTCGGCGATCAGATGGCGCCCGATGGTCTTCAACTATCACTCTCCCCGACGGCCCGCACCTGCGTGCGAGCGCAATGCCGGATCGCTCCGGCGAGGCTCGAGGCGACCGGAGCGTCATTTCCGGCCGCGGGGACGCGTGAGGAATCGCCAGTCGACT from Candidatus Krumholzibacteriia bacterium encodes the following:
- the speD gene encoding adenosylmethionine decarboxylase, with the translated sequence MKTIGRHLIAEYYDCDFHVLDDVDTVRRAMLDAATAVGATVIGEAFHRFEPQGLSGTVVIAESHLSIHTWPENGYVAVDIYTCGGLDPRRGFELLAQRLRAGSSRVQEILRGLPEDFDAEQTIAADDVQVITRTAPLHEYVPAKTETVTPGSTARRQGAAA